In Oryza sativa Japonica Group chromosome 1, ASM3414082v1, the genomic stretch ACAAGCTTAAACCAACCATTGAATACTTGGATTTGTGTGGAACTACAATTTCGAATGTCAGTTTTGCAACTGGACCATGACTGTCCAGGAAAGGATCCATCTGGCGCAAGGGCATTTTGTATCTACAGATTATAATCATAGCTAAAACAGTGAGAGGATTTTATCCGTTGATTTCATCTGGAAAAAATGTTAATtgtttttttgcaggaaaaaaaGGAACTATATattattcaagaaaaaaaaattacctgcCAAGAATCATAAGCAGAGTTCAGAATAAGCGTGGGAGCGGTGATGCTCTTAACAAGCTCAGCAGGAAAGAAGCACTGAGAACAACAATATGTCAGTAAATTAAACAGATTATTAAacgaattgttggattatttattcaattacggagataaattaaatattttaatgaaTAAACTTAATACATAATTTAAAACAAGTGGTCTAAGCAAGATAACCGAagatttttttgagaaaataattCGTTTAAACAATCCAATAAATAATCTAAAAGGAACTAGCACCACAATAAGGAGATATCTGTTATGGAATACAGAATACAGTAGGTATATACCTCTGTTGGATCCTTCTTTGCAAGACAGTCCTTTGACAAAACCTGTGTAACATTCTGGGataaatttccaaaaaaaataactgAGTAAGATTGTAAAGCTGAATATGGAACGATCAGATGAGACAAACGGGCAAGCTGGCATGATAGAATCActtgaaaagaaaaggacaacAGTTGCCAGATCTCACTGAGGTAGTATTCATAAGCACAGAAAGGAACAAACCACCAAAACATTTGGAATAAATTGACGAGCTCCCTTCCAAGATTTACAAAAAATAGCATTTTTTCTAGGTTTCACTATGTTCAACAGCTTACCTGAAGATGAACAGTTCCATTGAATACAGACCACATGTGCCTCTCCCCGGATAAATCCTCACTGGAGCAGAAACTGGCACTTGAGTACAAGTATACAATGCCAGTGGGTTATACTATTAATTAATTTCAAGAGGCTTACATATCAAGGAAAAATCCAGCATCAGGAAGGCATTTAGCTGAAACCTCCTTAGAAAATCTTGCATAAAAATCATTGCAGTGTAGTAGTGCAGCCAGACCACCAGCAGAGCAACCTGAGAGTATGGCCTGAAATGTGTACTAGAAAAATGAAATTCGTTGACATGGTTCTTGATCAGAGTGCCAATGAAGCACGAATGATTCTTGTCCAAACGAATGACTCTTTGACATGGTTCTTGATCAGAGTGCCAATGAATCATGAATGACTCTTGATCAGAAagagtaaaaagaaaaattacgACGTGTAACCTGTTTAGCAGTTGCAAGTCCTTTTCCCATTAGCTCATTAATAACTGCTTCCCAGATGCGCAATCCTCTGAAGTGGAGTGTGCTCCCATCCTACACCGTTGCCAATAATGTTGGATAGAATTTACCTTTTGGGAATACAAACAAAGACAGCAACCCCAAAAAtcaatttcagaaaaaaaaaaaacgaatgtaACCTGATCTTGAGCCTCCCCATCCCCAGAAAACGATGCTCCATCGCAGTATCTTATGAAAACTCTGTTCCAGTTGTAAAAATCTAATAAACAATGGTTGGAATTAGTAAAAGGACATCAAATGGCCTTCAAACCGTTAGTAAAATAAAAGCTTTTTGAATAACAAATTTAAGGACTTAAGGAACCATCTGTCATCTATATGTACCAGAATTCAGTTGTTGGTCATTGCTGAGTATCCCGTTGAACTCTACTGCTCGCATGAATTTCGATGAACCATACGCGCTCATTTTGCGTTTGGAACAATCTTCGATGGTGTTGCACCAGGCTCCTCCCTGAGCATTTTCAGCACAAACAGAAAATCATTCCGTCATGCATGCACCCACCGAAAAACAATGGTTGACAGCAACCATGAACACAAAGCAATCATCTGCGATGGATGATCACCTGAAGATGGATAAACCAGCTGTGCTCTCCAGAGCCGAAGCCTCTCTGCAGGTGGTAGCCCGGCGGGCTCCCATCCAAGCACACTGCAAGAATGCAAACAAACACAATTCATATGGCACGATGAGTTGAGTTCGTTCATGTCATGATCAAGAAGACAAGAACCAGTTCATGATCACTCCAGGATAGCAGCAGTAGCTACTACTAGCtagttggatggatggatggatggataccGGCGCCCTTCTCTCGAGCGCCGGTGAGGAGGGTCAGCTCGACGCCGTCCACcgagcgggcgacggcggcggccaggagcaggaggagaagCCGGAAGGGCGGCCGGAGCTTGCCGCTGGTCGCTGCCATGTCACGCGCAGGCCGTGTGTGGCCAGGAGTACATGTGTGGTCTCGGTGGATGACAAGGACTATTTATCACGATgagaaaaa encodes the following:
- the LOC4324955 gene encoding pectin acetylesterase 6 isoform X1 — its product is MAATSGKLRPPFRLLLLLLAAAVARSVDGVELTLLTGAREKGAVCLDGSPPGYHLQRGFGSGEHSWFIHLQGGAWCNTIEDCSKRKMSAYGSSKFMRAVEFNGILSNDQQLNSDFYNWNRVFIRYCDGASFSGDGEAQDQDGSTLHFRGLRIWEAVINELMGKGLATAKQYTFQAILSGCSAGGLAALLHCNDFYARFSKEVSAKCLPDAGFFLDIEDLSGERHMWSVFNGTVHLQNVTQVLSKDCLAKKDPTECFFPAELVKSITAPTLILNSAYDSWQIQNALAPDGSFPGQSWSSCKTDIRNCSSTQIQVFNGFRNKFVDDIEVVKDKKDWGLFIDSCFTHCQTPFDISWNSQASPVLGNKIVAEAIGDWYFERSYEVKEIDCEYPCNPTCSSQLPK
- the LOC4324955 gene encoding pectin acetylesterase 6 isoform X4, with the translated sequence MAATSGKLRPPFRLLLLLLAAAVARSVDGVELTLLTGAREKGAVCLDGSPPGYHLQRGFGSGEHSWFIHLQGGAWCNTIEDCSKRKMSAYGSSKFMRAVEFNGILSNDQQLNSDFYNWNRVFIRYCDGASFSGDGEAQDQDGSTLHFRGLRIWEAVINELMGKGLATAKQAILSGCSAGGLAALLHCNDFYARFSKEVSAKCLPDAGFFLDIEDLSGERHMWSVFNGTVHLQVLSKDCLAKKDPTECFFPAELVKSITAPTLILNSAYDSWQIQNALAPDGSFPGQSWSSCKTDIRNCSSTQIQVFNGFRNKFVDDIEVVKDKKDWGLFIDSCFTHCQTPFDISWNSQASPVLGNKIVAEAIGDWYFERSYEVKEIDCEYPCNPTCSSQLPK
- the LOC4324955 gene encoding pectin acetylesterase 6 isoform X3, encoding MAATSGKLRPPFRLLLLLLAAAVARSVDGVELTLLTGAREKGAVCLDGSPPGYHLQRGFGSGEHSWFIHLQGGAWCNTIEDCSKRKMSAYGSSKFMRAVEFNGILSNDQQLNSDFYNWNRVFIRYCDGASFSGDGEAQDQDGSTLHFRGLRIWEAVINELMGKGLATAKQYTFQAILSGCSAGGLAALLHCNDFYARFSKEVSAKCLPDAGFFLDIEDLSGERHMWSVFNGTVHLQVLSKDCLAKKDPTECFFPAELVKSITAPTLILNSAYDSWQIQNALAPDGSFPGQSWSSCKTDIRNCSSTQIQVFNGFRNKFVDDIEVVKDKKDWGLFIDSCFTHCQTPFDISWNSQASPVLGNKIVAEAIGDWYFERSYEVKEIDCEYPCNPTCSSQLPK
- the LOC4324955 gene encoding pectin acetylesterase 6 isoform X2, yielding MAATSGKLRPPFRLLLLLLAAAVARSVDGVELTLLTGAREKGAVCLDGSPPGYHLQRGFGSGEHSWFIHLQGGAWCNTIEDCSKRKMSAYGSSKFMRAVEFNGILSNDQQLNSDFYNWNRVFIRYCDGASFSGDGEAQDQDGSTLHFRGLRIWEAVINELMGKGLATAKQAILSGCSAGGLAALLHCNDFYARFSKEVSAKCLPDAGFFLDIEDLSGERHMWSVFNGTVHLQNVTQVLSKDCLAKKDPTECFFPAELVKSITAPTLILNSAYDSWQIQNALAPDGSFPGQSWSSCKTDIRNCSSTQIQVFNGFRNKFVDDIEVVKDKKDWGLFIDSCFTHCQTPFDISWNSQASPVLGNKIVAEAIGDWYFERSYEVKEIDCEYPCNPTCSSQLPK